A part of Streptomyces sp. NBC_00557 genomic DNA contains:
- the serA gene encoding phosphoglycerate dehydrogenase, producing MSSKPVVLIAEELSPATVDALGPDFEIRHCNGADRAELLPAIADVDAILIRSATKVDAEAIAAAKKLKVVARAGVGLDNVDVSAATKAGVMVVNAPTSNIVTAAELACGLILSTARNIPQANAALKNGEWKRSKYTGVELAEKTLGVVGLGRIGALVAQRMSAFGMKVVAYDPYVQPARAAQMGVKVLSLDELLEVSDFITVHLPKTPETLGLIGDEALRKVKPSVRIVNAARGGIVDEEALYAALKEGRVAGAGLDVYAKEPCTDSPLFELDQVVCTPHLGASTDEAQEKAGIAVAKSVRLALAGELVPDAVNVQGGVIAEDVKPGLPLAERLGRIFTALAGEVAVRLDVEVYGEITQHDVKVLELSALKGVFEDVVDETVSYVNAPLFAQERGVEVRLTTSSESSEHRNVVTVRGTLADGEEVSVSGTLAGPKHLQKIVAVGDYDVDLALADHMVVLRYEDRPGVVGTVGRILGEAGINIAGMQVARAAQGGEALAVLTVDDTVSPGVLAEVASEIGATSARSVNLV from the coding sequence GTGAGCTCGAAACCCGTCGTACTCATCGCTGAAGAGCTGTCGCCCGCGACCGTGGACGCACTCGGCCCGGACTTCGAGATCCGGCACTGCAACGGAGCGGACCGAGCCGAGCTGCTCCCCGCCATCGCCGACGTCGACGCGATCCTGATCCGTTCCGCCACCAAGGTCGACGCCGAGGCCATCGCCGCGGCGAAGAAGCTCAAGGTCGTCGCCCGCGCCGGCGTCGGCCTGGACAACGTCGACGTCTCCGCCGCCACCAAGGCCGGCGTGATGGTCGTCAACGCCCCGACCTCCAACATCGTGACCGCCGCCGAGCTGGCCTGCGGTCTGATCCTCTCCACCGCCCGCAACATCCCGCAGGCCAACGCCGCGCTGAAGAACGGCGAGTGGAAGCGCAGCAAGTACACGGGCGTGGAGCTGGCCGAGAAGACCCTCGGCGTCGTCGGTCTCGGCCGCATCGGCGCCCTGGTCGCCCAGCGCATGTCCGCCTTCGGCATGAAGGTCGTCGCCTACGACCCCTACGTGCAGCCCGCGCGGGCCGCGCAGATGGGCGTGAAGGTGCTGTCCCTGGACGAGCTGCTGGAGGTCTCCGACTTCATCACCGTCCACCTGCCCAAGACCCCCGAGACCCTCGGCCTGATCGGCGACGAGGCGCTGCGCAAGGTCAAGCCGAGCGTGCGCATCGTCAACGCCGCGCGCGGCGGCATCGTCGACGAGGAGGCGCTGTACGCGGCGCTGAAGGAGGGCCGGGTCGCCGGCGCCGGCCTCGACGTGTACGCCAAGGAGCCGTGCACCGACTCCCCGCTGTTCGAGCTGGACCAGGTCGTGTGCACCCCGCACCTGGGCGCCTCCACCGACGAGGCTCAGGAGAAGGCGGGCATCGCCGTCGCCAAGTCCGTGCGCCTCGCCCTCGCCGGCGAGCTGGTGCCGGACGCGGTGAACGTCCAGGGCGGTGTCATCGCCGAGGACGTCAAGCCGGGGCTGCCGCTCGCCGAGCGCCTCGGCCGGATCTTCACCGCGCTCGCCGGTGAGGTCGCCGTACGCCTCGACGTCGAGGTCTACGGCGAGATCACCCAGCACGACGTGAAGGTGCTGGAGCTGTCCGCGCTCAAGGGCGTCTTCGAGGACGTCGTCGACGAGACCGTGTCGTACGTCAACGCGCCGCTGTTCGCGCAGGAGCGCGGCGTCGAGGTGCGGCTGACCACCAGCTCCGAGTCGAGCGAGCACCGCAACGTGGTCACCGTGCGCGGCACGCTCGCCGACGGCGAGGAGGTGTCGGTCTCCGGCACGCTGGCCGGCCCCAAGCACCTGCAGAAGATCGTCGCGGTCGGCGACTACGACGTCGACCTCGCCCTCGCCGACCACATGGTGGTGCTGCGCTACGAGGACCGTCCCGGTGTCGTCGGCACCGTCGGCCGCATCCTCGGCGAGGCGGGCATCAACATCGCCGGCATGCAGGTCGCCCGTGCCGCGC
- the ilvC gene encoding ketol-acid reductoisomerase: protein MAELFYDADADLSIIQGRKVAVIGYGSQGHAHALSLRDSGVDVRVGLHEGSKSKAKAEEQGLRVVTPAEAAAEADVIMILVPDPIQAQVYEESIAPNLKDGDALFFGHGFNIRFGFIKPPAGVDVCMVAPKGPGHLVRRQYEEGRGVPCIAAVEQDASGNAFALALSYAKGIGGTRAGVIKTTFTEETETDLFGEQAVLCGGTAALVKAGFETLTEAGYQPEIAYFECLHELKLIVDLMYEGGLEKMRWSISETAEWGDYVTGPRIITDATKAEMKKVLAEIQDGSFARQWMDEYHGGLKKYNEYKQQDSEHLLETTGKQLRKLMSWVNEEA from the coding sequence GTGGCCGAGCTGTTCTACGACGCTGACGCCGACCTGTCCATCATCCAGGGCCGCAAGGTCGCGGTCATCGGCTACGGCAGCCAGGGCCACGCCCACGCGCTGTCGCTGCGCGACTCCGGCGTCGACGTGCGTGTCGGTCTGCACGAGGGCTCCAAGTCCAAGGCCAAGGCCGAGGAGCAGGGCCTGCGCGTGGTCACGCCGGCGGAGGCCGCCGCCGAGGCCGACGTCATCATGATCCTCGTCCCGGACCCGATCCAGGCCCAGGTCTACGAGGAGTCCATCGCGCCGAACCTGAAGGACGGCGACGCGCTGTTCTTCGGCCACGGCTTCAACATCCGCTTCGGCTTCATCAAGCCCCCGGCCGGCGTCGACGTCTGCATGGTCGCCCCCAAGGGCCCGGGCCACCTGGTGCGCCGTCAGTACGAGGAGGGCCGCGGCGTTCCGTGCATCGCCGCGGTGGAGCAGGACGCCTCCGGCAACGCCTTCGCGCTCGCCCTGTCGTACGCCAAGGGCATCGGCGGCACCCGCGCCGGCGTCATCAAGACCACCTTCACCGAGGAGACCGAGACCGACCTGTTCGGCGAGCAGGCCGTCCTGTGCGGTGGTACGGCCGCGCTGGTGAAGGCGGGCTTCGAGACCCTGACCGAGGCCGGCTACCAGCCCGAGATCGCCTACTTCGAGTGCCTGCACGAGCTGAAGCTGATCGTGGACCTCATGTACGAGGGCGGCCTGGAGAAGATGCGCTGGTCCATCTCCGAGACCGCCGAGTGGGGCGACTACGTCACCGGCCCGCGCATCATCACCGACGCCACCAAGGCGGAGATGAAGAAGGTCCTCGCCGAGATCCAGGACGGCTCCTTCGCGAGGCAGTGGATGGACGAGTACCACGGCGGCCTGAAGAAGTACAACGAGTACAAGCAGCAGGACTCCGAGCACCTGCTGGAGACCACCGGCAAGCAGCTGCGCAAGCTGATGAGCTGGGTGAACGAGGAGGCGTAA
- the ilvN gene encoding acetolactate synthase small subunit, with the protein MSKHTLSVLVENTPGILARIAALFSRRGFNIDSLAVGVTEHPDISRITIVVGVEDLPLEQVTKQLNKLVNVLKIVELEPGQAVQRELVLVKVRADNETRSQIVEIVQLFRAKTVDVSPEAVTIEATGSSEKLSAMLKMLEPFGIKELVQSGTIAIGRGARSITDRSLRALDRSA; encoded by the coding sequence CTGGTGGAGAACACCCCGGGCATCCTGGCCAGGATCGCGGCCCTGTTCTCGCGGCGCGGCTTCAACATCGACTCGCTCGCGGTCGGCGTCACCGAGCACCCCGACATCTCCCGCATCACCATCGTGGTCGGCGTCGAGGACCTGCCGCTGGAGCAGGTGACCAAGCAGCTCAACAAGCTCGTCAACGTGCTGAAGATCGTCGAGCTGGAGCCGGGTCAGGCCGTGCAGCGCGAACTCGTCCTCGTGAAGGTCCGCGCCGACAACGAGACCCGCTCCCAGATCGTGGAGATCGTCCAGCTGTTCCGCGCCAAGACCGTCGACGTCTCCCCGGAGGCCGTCACCATCGAGGCCACCGGCTCCAGCGAGAAGCTGTCCGCCATGCTGAAGATGCTCGAGCCGTTCGGCATCAAGGAACTCGTCCAGTCGGGCACGATCGCGATCGGCCGCGGCGCCCGTTCGATCACGGACCGTTCGCTGCGCGCGCTCGACCGATCGGCATAA